The Megalobrama amblycephala isolate DHTTF-2021 linkage group LG18, ASM1881202v1, whole genome shotgun sequence genome segment actattaatacagaggttatacatctaaatatGCACAAaggatatacatatatatataaaagcaaaAGTAAAGACAAGAAAAGAGAAGACAAgtagcaaaacttacagacaGTCCTTGAGAGCCAGCAAAGAATCAGTATCACTTTGTTGGGTCGTATGACTTTATCGCATCTAAGATAGACAGAAGCGGTACTTGCATGAGTTTTCGCGTTTTGAGTTTCAAAAAGATACAGGTGACGGTTCAGTGTGGCTGCAGTTTGTTGGCTTCTTCTGTTTCCACGGGAAgatttgaactgaggacttgaaagTTTGTTTCGCCGGTGAAGGTCGTCCTGTAGAAGAAGAGTGCGTGATGGAAGCGCGGTCGCTGAGACGTCTgggagagacgtgcacgagATGGCTAGGGACAATTCAGAAACAATTGAGAGACAAAGGAGAAATGCGTGTGGTTGTCTTATGGAAAAACAAGCCAACACGCCTCCTTGGGTGAAACAGCCAATGGTAGGGGTGCAGTCTTGGCGGGCAAACTTTTTCTTTGTCTCTATTTATGGCTACATTTGCATGAATTATGAAGTGTCAGATCGGAATGTATTTTCTCCAAAgtaccattaaaaatagaacaatgcattttacagtaatgtgaCATACATTGTTGGATAAGGCATAAAGAGAGCTTTACAAAGAAACCAAACTTGCCAGGTGGCAGAAACAAAAGTCCTTGTCAAATGTGTAAaagtccttgtcaaactcactcaaattcTTACgattgcccatttttcctgcttctaacatcaactttgaggacaaaatgttcactttctgcctaatatatccacccactaacaggtgccgtgatgaagagatgatcagtgttattcacttcacctgtcagtgtcatgatgttatgcctgatcggtgaatgtactgtaattgaaatctacagacgcaaatatataaagtgctataaaagatacacaaaagtgtattttggatgttttctttccatcAGTCCTCTTTTCaacactttatgaaaagccaaaaagcGCTAATTCCCAAAATTGACAGGTGCatgaaaacagtgtttttgtctAATTTTCTGCAGGTTCTACTTCGAATGGCCCACCCTCTGAAACAACACAAACCTCAGGtaataaataaatctgatatGTCTTGAATGTTTTACCTTTTAATTTAGCAGCTACTTACAGTCTGCTCTAAAATGTCTTACACTATTAGAATCAGAATTAGTTCAAAATACACCAACCCAGTGTAATATTGCTTATTTTATGTGTGCAGCAACAAGATCTGTGATCTTAAAATATAAGGAGCTGATCTGCAGGGAGTATCAGTGTGTGACCGAGTATAACTCACTGCCTGGTGAACATGTGCTGCTGTCTGAGTGCTACACACAACCTCTGATCCTTCAGAGACATAGAGATcaaaaagaaagagaagaagagaTCAGATCCAGTGGAGAAAGCTTCCAGCAGGTCCTCAGCGCCCGGAGCAGTGATGACTCTGTCCATCTGAACTCTCTGTTCGACCCACATGGACACGGGATCCGTCCCAGTGCTGTTATACTGCAGGGGAATTCTGGGAACGGGAAATCTTTCACTGTGCAGAAGATCATGATGGACTGGGCATCTGGTGACCTCTACAAAGAGCGGTTTGATGTTGTGTTCCACTTGAAGTGTAAAGAAATAAACCGCATTTGTGGCATAAAGAGTTTGGAGGAGATCTTGAGCTGCAGTTGTAGTTTAACATCAGATCAGATCTCACAGGTACTACAGCATTCACCAGAGAAGATGCTCTTCATCATCGATGGATTTGATGAGCTGAGACTCACTCAGGACATTAATGACATGTCACCACACACTGATCTGCTTCAGAAAGCCCCAGCTGAGGTCATTCTTTGTGACCTGCTGAGGGGTCGAATCCTGCCAGAGTCCTTCCTTCTGGTCACCTCCAGATCTACAGCCACAGATACACTGAGTAAACTGCTCAAAGGACCTCAGCGTTTCTCTGAGATTATGGGATTTTCAGAAAAGGGGGTAGAGGAGTACTTCCAGAAGTTTTTTCAAAATGAGGAACTTTTCAGGAAGGCTTACACACTTGTGAAGACGAATGAAACTCTCATCACCGCCTGTTCCATCCCTGTCGTCTGCTGGATCATCTGCACAACTAtcaaggaacgactcaaaaccgcTGCAGATGTAACAAGTGGACTGGAAACCACCACCTCCATCTACGTTGACTTTGTGTGCACGCTCTTGAAGCATCACTGCCAGGGTTCAAGTCAGTCCATCCCGACCCTGTTGAGGAGTCTGGGTCAGCTGGCAGAGAgagggatgctggaacagcAAGTCCTGTTGgataaaaaaagtgtttatgaaacAGTTTCTGACCCTGCTGGCAGTCCGTTCCTGTGCAAGTTCCTGTTTAAGAGAAGAATCCACCAGGAGACGATGTTCAGTTTCATGCATCTCAGCTTTCAGGAGTTCTTCACTGCTCTGTACTATGTTCTTCTGGATGAAGAAGAGTCCCAGAGAAAATTTACACAGCTATTTCCCATTGATGAAAAATCAAATCATTATGATATTCGTCGTTCACATTTTTCAGCTGTGGTGCAGTTTGCATTTGGTCTGCTGAATAAGGATGCGAGATGCACACTTGAGGAACATGATCTCTttgttcattcaaaaacacagacTCATATGAAAGAATGGATTCTGAAAATGGGTCAAATTAAAGATTCACATAACAGACTTTTGTACCTTCACTGTCTCTATGAACTTCATGAAGAGGACTTTGTGAAAAAAGCTATGGAAACCTGGAAAAGAATTGATGCAGATGATCAATTCATAAGCAGAACAGACTGCTGGGTCCTGCTGTACTGCTCTCAGTTCTGTCAGTGTATAGAAGAACTGAATCTTACAGGGTGCAGATTATCATCTGAAAATTTTCGTATGATTCTGGCTGTTTATCACAAGTTTAAGAAAGTAAGGTAAGTGCTTTGTTCCAAAACAGATACATGATGGATATAATTAATATCTGTATAATTCATTCCATTTTTTAGATTATTCATACATCAATGGTTGGTTAATCAGTGatacatattttatacattttaaaaatgtcgttatgtttttattatttgttattgcaAGTTAACTTGATTTAGTCTGTACACTCATCTTCTGGATTTGATTTTACAGGTTGAACGTAGAAGTTTCAACAGACTCTGATCTTGATCTTGATGAACTGATGTACGCTCTCGTAAGAGAACAGACCCTGAGATCATTGAGGTAATGtctcaaaatacattttatacatttaaagtatttttttgtacaCATGAGTTATCATCTTTCAGTGtgcttttgttttatgtttagttCATCTTTTTTTCTGTCCTTTGAATTGCAGCATTGATGTCTACTTCATATTCAGAAAATTTGAGGATTGTTATCTTCAATTGTCAATCGATGAAGAAATCAGGTGGAGaaaaagtgacttttttttttctgttcatcaaatatCTGTTTCTCATGATAACAAGACAAACttatgtcatgattatattttgGATAACCAGTTATATCATTTCCTTGTTCAATAACCATAATTATGGAGATAGGATTGTAGCAAAATAccaaataaatagattatgatccacaaataaatgtaaagatattcacaaaaaataatcatatacACAAATGAATAGAATGAGATCCACAAATATTATGTTAGGAGtttcacaaaaattaattaaattcacaaataaataaaatgagatttgctaataaaaaacatattcacaaatatgtttttatgtcacaagcacaactctgcctgcatttatttgtgaatcacCACCTGTGCATTTGTGAATtgctttctgtgcatttgtggaTCGCTGCGCGCATTTGTGGATTCTGACACAATTCTAGCGTCAAGACCTCAGACAAATCCACAAATAGGTCGACTCC includes the following:
- the LOC125252104 gene encoding NACHT, LRR and PYD domains-containing protein 1 homolog translates to MDNFNMFVSNKDIVRSDAGPNVSAAAQSGSQITAPVLTNNTITGDVNIIHNTPSSTSNGPPSETTQTSATRSVILKYKELICREYQCVTEYNSLPGEHVLLSECYTQPLILQRHRDQKEREEEIRSSGESFQQVLSARSSDDSVHLNSLFDPHGHGIRPSAVILQGNSGNGKSFTVQKIMMDWASGDLYKERFDVVFHLKCKEINRICGIKSLEEILSCSCSLTSDQISQVLQHSPEKMLFIIDGFDELRLTQDINDMSPHTDLLQKAPAEVILCDLLRGRILPESFLLVTSRSTATDTLSKLLKGPQRFSEIMGFSEKGVEEYFQKFFQNEELFRKAYTLVKTNETLITACSIPVVCWIICTTIKERLKTAADVTSGLETTTSIYVDFVCTLLKHHCQGSSQSIPTLLRSLGQLAERGMLEQQVLLDKKSVYETVSDPAGSPFLCKFLFKRRIHQETMFSFMHLSFQEFFTALYYVLLDEEESQRKFTQLFPIDEKSNHYDIRRSHFSAVVQFAFGLLNKDARCTLEEHDLFVHSKTQTHMKEWILKMGQIKDSHNRLLYLHCLYELHEEDFVKKAMETWKRIDADDQFISRTDCWVLLYCSQFCQCIEELNLTGCRLSSENFRMILAVYHKFKKVRLNVEVSTDSDLDLDELMYALVREQTLRSLSIDVYFIFRKFEDCYLQLSIDEEISICIETSSSLESLTLTFQCREPINIEWAKLIQIIHQEDSDALMSVLDSFSELKKMKMILDCLSKMWTHWILQIIQSCSSLTLLDLYVQVSSDSDLVVDELMYALTREQTLRSLSIDVYFIFRKFDNYSLHLTNNEEISVRIETSASFDSLTLTFQCPEPINIEWAKLIQIIHQGDSDALMSVLCSFSELKKINMKLHCLSKMWTHCILQIIQNCSSLTELKLNIEVSTGSDLVVDELMYALTREQTLRSLSIDVYFIFRKFDKYSLHLSNNEEISVRIETSSSLESLTLTFQCPEPINIEWAKLTQIIHQEDSDALMSVFCSFSKLKKMEMKLLCLSEMWSHCILQIIQNCSSLTELEVDADIFLEEGIQILQRSRPRPGCSVTFHGHLFWD